The Chitinophagales bacterium genome has a segment encoding these proteins:
- a CDS encoding YqaE/Pmp3 family membrane protein, which produces MSLFRVILSIIFPPLAVYDKGCGSILIVLLLTIAGWIPGVLAALFILNKNED; this is translated from the coding sequence ATGTCGTTATTTAGAGTTATTTTAAGTATTATTTTTCCACCATTGGCAGTTTATGACAAAGGTTGTGGTAGTATTTTAATTGTATTGCTTTTAACTATTGCAGGTTGGATTCCTGGTGTTTTAGCAGCTTTGTTTATTTTGAATAAGAATGAAGATTAG